Proteins found in one Aspergillus chevalieri M1 DNA, chromosome 2, nearly complete sequence genomic segment:
- a CDS encoding DNA-directed RNA polymerase I subunit RPA34 (COG:S;~EggNog:ENOG410PSVB;~InterPro:IPR013240;~PFAM:PF08208;~go_process: GO:0006360 - transcription by RNA polymerase I [Evidence IEA]): MAVVKQEPKSSSLLSESEESGSSRSSSPVNMNLEAEESSSGESESGSGSDASSQSESGKSDSESESESEEKASAEEEEKSEEPTKKESNVSFIEPQAFKPPSGFKSAKKQSSSSNVSSLLSNLRGKQVFHITAPSFLPLSKVKEISLARVMQGEPVLQHDGVNYGIPADSISQGEADGKTLFLHDSKTQKYHSTPASNVQSYHVQELISIPESNGPTSIAAQDYEKPPRTQPKHLKMRFRPVGSGEGPAETIGTSSESEGEDEKPTFKVPKGSSEKEERKRKHHHTEGDSTQATAAPRKKSKKHSSGDKMDVDEKSEKKKSSKSKDEKKRKKAEKA, translated from the exons ATGGCTGTGGTCAAGCAAGAGCCCAAATCGTCATCGCTGCTGTCGGAAAGTGAAGAAAGCGGATCGAGCAGATCGTCCTCCCCCGTCAATATGAATCTGGAAGCCGAAGAGTCGTCTAGCGGAGAATCAGAGTCAGGAAGCGGATCGGACGCCTCCAGCCAAAGCGAGAGCGGCAAGAGTGACAGTGAAAGCGAAAGCGAAAGCGAGGAGAAAGCCTCcgcagaggaggaagaaaagagcgaAGAACCTACCAAGAAGGA ATCTAATGTCTCCTTCATCGAACCGCAAGCCTTCAAACCACCCTCGGGCTTCAAGTCCGCGAAAAAGCAGTCCTCATCTTCTAACGTCTCGtccctcctctccaaccTCCGCGGCAAGCAGGTCTTCCACATCACCGCCCCGTCCTTCCTCCCTCTCTCGAAAGTGAAAGAGATCTCGCTAGCCAGGGTCATGCAAGGCGAACCGGTCCTGCAACACGATGGCGTGAACTATGGGATACCGGCAGATAGCATCAGCCAGGGCGAAGCGGACGGAAAGACGCTCTTCCTTCACGACTCGAAGACCCAGAAATACCACAGCACGCCTGCGAGTAACGTTCAAAGCTACCACGTTCAGGAGTTGATCAGTATTCCGGAGAGCAATGGGCCAACATCGATAGCGGCGCAGGATTACGAGAAGCCTCCCAGGACACAACCCAAGCACCTGAAGATGCGCTTCCGACCCGTGGGAAGTGGAGAAGGCCCCGCAGAGACGATTGGTACCAGTTCTGAATcggaaggagaggatgagAAGCCTACATTCAAGGTTCCCAAGGGGTCTTCTGAGAAGGAGGAGCGGAAGCGGAAACATCATCATACTGAGGGAGACAGCACCCAAGCAACCGCGGCTCCCCGGAAGAAGTCGAAGAAGCATTCATCTGGTGACAAGATGGACGTCGACGAGAAgtccgagaagaagaaatccaGCAAGAgcaaggatgagaagaagcGGAAAAAGGCAGAGAAGGCTTGA
- the grc3 gene encoding putative RNA processing protein Grc3 (BUSCO:EOG09261DRB;~COG:S;~EggNog:ENOG410PKBG;~InterPro:IPR032319;~PFAM:PF16575) — protein MKHSRGGSLNSEEDTMKRKAEKQQSAAAPAAPVSAFAARKARQQQQQQQQSQQEDVAITVNKALELESQGEPPSKKARRLSEKEKESTPQSAAGEDDSQKRLALRKKKDSGKTKKSVDTPSKMREEARTVKKEVQAPSDIESGIEQTSVVEANPDDAVASIDGDADGYESPTTQIPAEIQNFPLSKTRLNKNNIVYSDEHKLCVRMKEKMNLTLLGHYDLWVKRGVISLMGAKLHPSPRVYRVYAPSTHSLPVIKCVAGVGGEAEIEIKSCHSGIYRLRDISPLYQRIWNGNNTSADKLTLKNAPTSHRRTFSVLHTSAEDSLKRHLRPLHLEKQWSSSIKHLSERGGQLRALVCGPKASGKSTFSRYLLNHLLSPAPQTEGVRSSADGVAFLDLDPGQPEFSPMGQVYLAHLRSPFFGPPFTHPSLDNAADAYIVRAHHIGATSPKEDPDHYVLAAMDLMDRYRGLLASYPQCPLIINYPGWIFGLGLEVATWLVKSLGLSDVVYMSEKGPAEVVEPLGQAAYEARTPLITLPSQPTDFVSRSSAQLRTMQIQSYFHKTRPQAVQNTLWFDTPTSRARPMLVDYAGPRQGIRGIMVMGSEIQPDLLHDALDGSIVGVVAVETPNAVMGETDTSLWNVNQANAPAEEDDSSDIEMDGSTHPALKQSDARTSMESYTTRTANEDLPYLFVGSGSCSPLDPKASRCLGLALVRSINTNTRKLELVTPIAGDHIRHALEQGHGIVLVRGQLDNPNWAISEEYYAARAAAQRHQRRVAQARKAKHDEEEKETSDSDGDGGADDRAALAATDVKQQAQIRDKLQERIRRASQAPWMTVIEDDGRRQREVAQRERSLWKLRKKAYAGSGSEMD, from the exons ATGAAGCATTCTAGAGGTGGCAGCCTCAATTCCGAAGAAGACACTATGAAGCGAAAAGCAGAAAAGCAGCAATCAGCCG cagcaccagcagcgCCGGTTAGCGCATTCGCAGCACGCAAAGctcggcagcagcagcagcagcagcagcagtcgcAGCAGGAAGATGTCGCGATTACGGTGAATAAGGCATTGGAGCTCGAATCGCAAGGAGAACCCCCATCTAAGAAAGCACGGCGTTTGtccgagaaggagaaggagagtaCGCCGCAGTCTGCCGCGGGAGAGGATGATAGTCAGAAGCGACTGGCTTtgcgcaagaagaaggattcTGGGAAGACCAAGAAGTCTGTGGATACACCATCGAAGATGAGGGAGGAAGCACGTACGGTCAAGAAGGAGGTCCAGGCTCCGTCTGATATAGAATCGGGGATTGAGCAGACAAGTGTCGTGGAGGCGAATCCTGATGATGCTGTTGCTTCAATCGACGGTGATGCTGATGG ATATGAATCGCCGACGACGCAAATACCTGCCGAAATCCAGAACTTCCCTCTGTCCAAGACACGCTTGAACAAGAACAACATCGTCTACAGCGATGAGCATAAATTGTGTGTTCGCatgaaagagaagatg AACCTCACCTTGCTCGGACACTACGACCTCTGGGTGAAACGGGGAGTGATCAGCTTGATGGGAGCTAAACTACACCCTTCGCCTCGCGTTTATCGGGTCTACGCTCCTTCGACACACTCGCTGCCTGTGATCAAGTGCGTTGCTGGCGTAGGGGGTGAAGCGGAAATCGAGATCAAGTCTTGCCATAGCGGCATCTATCGCCTACGTGATATTTCTCCATTGTATCAACGAATATGGAATGGCAACAATACATCTGCTGATAAGCTCACCTTGAAGAATGCGCCGACAAGTCACAGGAGGACATTCTCAGTG TTGCATACGTCCGCAGAGGACTCTCTGAAACGACATTTAAGACCCCTTCACCTCGAGAAACAGTGGAGTTCGTCTATCAAGCATCTTTCCGAGCGAGGCGGACAGCTCCGAGCCCTGGTATGCGGTCCCAAGGCATCGGGAAAGTCTACGTTTAGCCGCTACCTCCTGAACCATCTTCTCAGCCCAGCACCACAAACCGAAGGTGTGCGCAGCAGCGCGGACGGTGTCGCATTCCTGGACCTTGACCCTGGGCAGCCGGAGTTCTCGCCCATGGGCCAGGTTTACCTGGCACATCTACGCTCACCATTCTTCGGGCCTCCGTTTACCCACCCATCCCTTGATAATGCTGCAGATGCATATATAGTTCGGGCACATCACATCGGCGCAACTTCGCCGAAGGAAGACCCAGATCATTACGTACTTGCTGCCATGGACCTGATGGACAGATATCGAGGTTTGTTGGCTAGCTACCCGCAATGTCCGCTCATCATCAACTACCCCGGCTGGATTTTTGGACTCGGGTTAGAGGTTGCAACATGGCTCGTGAAATCCCTTGGTTTGTCGGACGTTGTATACATGAGCGAAAAGGGCCCAGCTGAAGTTGTCGAACCTCTCGGTCAAGCCGCGTATGAGGCACGGACTCCCCTGATCACACTTCCATCGCAACCTACAGATTTCGTGAGCCGCTCAAGCGCGCAGCTACGTACTATGCAGATCCAGTCGTACTTCCACAAGACTCGTCCTCAAGCAGTCCAGAACACCCTGTGGTTTGACACGCCAACGTCGCGCGCACGGCCTATGCTTGTCGACTATGCCGGCCCGCGACAAGGGATTCGAGGTATCATGGTTATGGGATCGGAAATCCAGCCTGATCTGCTGCACGACGCTCTTGACGGAAGCATCGTTGGCGTTGTGGCGGTGGAAACGCCCAATGCAGTTATGGGCGAGACCGACACTTCTCTATGGAACGTGAACCAAGCAAATGCACCTGCAGAAGAAGACGATTCATCCGATATTGAAATGGACGGCTCAACACATCCAGCACTCAAGCAATCTGACGCAAGGACTAGCATGGAATCATACACCACGCGCACTGCAAATGAAGATCTTCCATACCTATTCGTCGGCTCCGGCAGCTGCAGCCCGCTTGACCCGAAAGCATCCCGCTGTCTGGGCCTAGCACTAGTCAGATccatcaacaccaacacccgAAAACTCGAACTCGTCACGCCCATCGCCGGAGACCATATCCGCCATGCACTAGAACAGGGACATGGAATCGTGCTTGTCCGCGGACAACTGGATAACCCCAACTGGGCGATCAGCGAGGAGTACTATGCCGCGCGAGCCGCAGCGCAACGCCACCAGCGTCGCGTAGCCCAGGCGCGGAAAGCCAAGCAtgacgaggaggaaaaagaaacgagtGATAGtgatggcgatggcggcgCAGATGATCGCGCGGCATTGGCCGCGACGGATGTGAAACAGCAAGCGCAGATAAGGGACAAACTGCAAGAGCGCATCCGACGAGCCAGTCAGGCGCCTTGGATGACCGTCATCGAAGACGATGGGAGACGGCAACGCGAAGTGGCGCAACGAGAACGCTCGCTATGGAAACTGCGGAAGAAGGCGTACGCCGGGAGTGGGAGTGAGATGGACTAG
- a CDS encoding folliculin domain-containing protein (COG:E,U;~EggNog:ENOG410PIH7;~InterPro:IPR037521,IPR037520,IPR021713;~PFAM:PF11704), with protein sequence MDFILSLTHFCEVHGPTSIICSQVLPFSCSQCYPDKYDLSSDDTPATPHDTKPPSSSHPKQNEDSTDTSATPKIEDHPYFMKSNPNPALAEPQKERPNRAGPGTDGGDTCASCSLTLPEKLSKQLPPGAPGTTTDDGKGKNGSPVFRSREVVYSCGNNHGDYDDGARDTQTSFSDSMHSSSVASDASSSCHTHMLTYLSLRGPPNPADYALLRRSSIRTLSCELLPRGLSSGPICFGDSVAGYTIAYIFRLPDPMARGKRRSYALVALAGKDAGRAFRACPIIWRAFGRIAASIVSSAENYQEEEKRREEEQNGASRAGGRQYTPVSSFLTGRALDPDGQPRRLGQIRARNLAEIAGNPYIFAELHANLTALLQQLGAMFGGAPISEEQFVCSTVRDDENFAQRRVSLSGGKGQSQEKQDDDLGLSTLEISGPKPIPIAPRRTVIA encoded by the exons ATGGATTTCATT CTTTCCCTGACGCATTTTTGCGAGGTGCATGGCCCTACCTCGATCATCTGTTCCCAAGTCCTCCCTTTTTCCTGTTCGCAATGTTATCCCGATAAATACGACCTCTCCTCCGACGATACCCCCGCCACACCCCATGATACCAAacctccttcttcctcccacCCTAAACAAAATGAAGATTCTACAGACACATCTGCGACACCCAAGATCGAAGATCATCCCTACTTTATGAAAAGCAACCCCAATCCCGCCCTTGCTGAGCCACAAAAAGAGCGCCCCAATCGCGCTGGCCCTGGTACTGATGGTGGAGATACTTGCGCAAGCTGCAGTTTGACCCTTCCTGAGAAGTTGAGCAAACAGCTCCCGCCTGGTGCACCCGGTACTACCACAGATGATGGTAAAGGGAAGAATGGGAGCCCCGTGTTTCGATCCCGCGAGGTAGTCTACTCCTGCGGGAATAACCATGGCGATTATGATGACGGCGCTCGCGACACTCAGACCTCCTTTTCCGACTCCATGCATTCCTCCTCTGTCGCATCGGATGCTTCGTCCTCTTGCCACACTCACATGCTTACATACCTCTCTTTGCGCGGTCCACCTAACCCCGCTGATTATGCTCTCCTGAGACGCTCCTCCATCCGTACCCTCAGCTGCGAACTCCTGCCACGCGGTCTGTCGTCCGGCCCTATTTGCTTTGGTGACTCTGTTGCCGGCTACACTATTGCTTACATCTTCCGTCTTCCCGACCCAATGGCGCGCGGCAAACGGCGCAGCTATGCCCTGGTGGCCCTTGCCGGAAAGGACGCCGGACGAGCATTCCGCGCATGTCCAATCATCTGGCGGGCATTTGGCCGCATCGCCGCGAGCATCGTCAGCTCAGCGGAGAATTaccaggaagaagaaaagcgCCGTGAGGAGGAGCAGAACGGTGCCAGCCGGGCTGGTGGCCGTCAATACACTCCGGTCTCTTCCTTCCTGACCGGCCGCGCTCTGGACCCGGATGGCCAGCCCCGCCGCCTCGGTCAGATTCGCGCACGAAATCTAGCCGAAATCGCCGGGAATCCGTACATTTTTGCTGAACTACATGCGAATCTCACCGCCCTTCTCCAGCAATTGGGTGCGATGTTTGGAGGCGCTCCCATTTCAGAGGAGCAATTCGTCTGCAGTACCGTACGAGACGATGAGAACTTTGCACAGCGGCGTGTTTCCCTGTCCGGCGGGAAAGGTCAATCACAAGAAAAACAGGATGATGACCTTGGATTGTCTACGCTGGAGATTTCTGGCCCGAAACCGATCCCAATCGCTCCACGTCGAACTGTTATCGCATAA
- a CDS encoding CSN8/PSMD8/EIF3K family protein (COG:J;~EggNog:ENOG410PMBK;~InterPro:IPR016024,IPR016020,IPR036388,IPR009374, IPR036390,IPR033464,IPR000717;~PFAM:PF10075;~go_component: GO:0005737 - cytoplasm [Evidence IEA];~go_component: GO:0005852 - eukaryotic translation initiation factor 3 complex [Evidence IEA];~go_function: GO:0003743 - translation initiation factor activity [Evidence IEA];~go_function: GO:0043022 - ribosome binding [Evidence IEA];~go_process: GO:0006446 - regulation of translational initiation [Evidence IEA]), giving the protein MGVAFDKCETRPAHIDAILNGLDRYNPETTTVFQDYVAQQCEERTFDCYANLALLKLYQFNPHLLQPEVVTNVLAKALTVFPSPAFSLCLALLPAHTQPFAEAQATSQTSDFVESVQKLARLSTLLESAQYAQFWSTLNSDDLYADLVADVAGFEELVRIRIAIEVGKTFRQINADVLEAWLDLRSGEALEKFVTEVCNWVVDKSGPSVVVKVPTNKENEARSEVKSERVGIEQFGRVLRRGFEQAA; this is encoded by the exons ATGGGTGTCGCTTTTGACAAGTGCGAGACACGGCCGGCTCACATTGATGCCATCCTCAACGGCCTCGACAGATACAACCCAGAGACTACGACAGTATTCCAGGACTATGTTGCTCAGCAGTGTGAGGAGCGGACGTTTGATTGCTATGCTAACCTGGCACTTTTGAAGCT GTACCAATTCAACCCTCATCTCCTTCAGCCCGAGGTTGTCACCAACGTCCTCGCTAAGGCTCTCACCGTCTTCCCCTCCCCGGCTTTTTCTCTCTGCCTTGCCCTCCTCCCCGCACACACCCAGCCTTTCGCAGAAGCACAAGCTACTTCTCAAACCTCCGACTTTGTCGAATCCGTTCAAAAACTCGCCCGCCTCTCTACCCTTCTCGAGTCTGCACAATACGCCCAGTTCTGGTCGACTCTGAACTCGGACGATCTGTATGCAGACCTTGTTGCCGATGTCGCCGGGTTCGAAGAGCTCGTGCGCATCCGCATTGCCATTGAGGTCGGCAAGACCTTCCGCCAGATCAACGCCGATGTACTTGAGGCATGGCTTGACCTGAGAAGTGGCGAAGCTCTTGAGAAGTTCGTCACTGAAGTCTGCAACTGGGTGGTCGACAAGTCTGGCCCCAGCGTTGTTGTCAAGGTGCCCACCAACAAAGAGAACGAGGCCCGCAGTGAAGTCAAGAGCGAACGCGTCGGCATTGAGCAGTTCGGCCGTGTGCTCAGACGGGGTTTTGAGCAGGCCGCATAA
- a CDS encoding small subunit rRNA maturation protein TSR4 (BUSCO:EOG09263F11;~COG:S;~EggNog:ENOG410PGR8;~InterPro:IPR007320;~PFAM:PF04194;~go_component: GO:0005737 - cytoplasm [Evidence IEA]) has protein sequence MDPYDSDSSLEDEDFTETATLLGYPSEEIIDDTISHLGGWPSWPDDATPPPGEFANCKVCNRPMALLLELHGDLPDDFPTDERRLYIFGCSRKACVRKPGSVRALRATKKVKLEEQAEEENKDAETDERKADEAQESTPAPPKQDLGASLFGAGALTGNISANANPFSSQAGDNTNNDANPFATPAPSTAPPKPSSANNLSETFADKVRISNPNQLPSKPPSNFKPITPPEESGPLNPWPDQSAFPPPYPNYYLDADYETLDRTPPTIPENVTIDNTEDPASAGGKDAELKDTFESELDKAFLRFSTRLAHNPEQVLRYEFRGEPLLYSYVDEVGKRLHHSHHSQQGHVATAGGAGASSKIPRCEYCGSERVFELQLVPHTISVLEDGREKLGLDAKEDAGMEWGTIILGVCGKDCGPKEVGVTGWREEWAGVQWEELMK, from the exons ATGGACCCATACGACAGCGACTCCTCCCTCGAAGACGAGGACTTCACTGAGACAGCAACACTCCTGGGTTACCCCTCAGAAGAAATCATAGACGACACAATCAGTCATCTCGGTGGCTGGCCT TCATGGCCCGACGACGCTACCCCGCCTCCGGGCGAATTCGCCAACTGCAAAGTCTGCAATCGCCCGATGGCGCTGCTTCTCGAATTGCACGGCGATCTTCCCGATGACTTCCCCACGGACGAGCGACGACTGTACATATTCGGTTGCTCGAGGAAGGCATGTGTCCGCAAACCGGGCAGTGTTAGGGCTCTACGCGCGACGAAGAAGGTGAAGCTTGAGGAGCAGGCTGAGGAAGAAAACAAGGATGCGGAAACCGACGAAAGGAAGGCAGATGAGGCGCAGGAATCCACCCCGGCTCCTCCCAAGCAAGATCTGGGCGCCAGTCTGTTTGGAGCCGGCGCTCTCACCGGCAACATTTCCGCGAATGCCAACCCATTCTCATCGCAGGCCGGCGACAACACCAATAACGACGCCAACCCCTTCGCAACACCCGCCCCTAGCACCGCACCACCTAAGCCTTCATCCGCCAACAACCTCTCTGAAACCTTCGCCGACAAAGTCCGCATCTCGAACCCCAACCAACTCCCTTCCAAACCACCATCGAACTTCAAGCCTATCACACCTCCCGAGGAATCCGGCCCGCTCAACCCCTGGCCCGACCAATCCGCCTTCCCCCCACCATACCCGAACTACTACCTCGACGCCGACTACGAAACCCTCGACCGCACCCCGCCCACAATCCCCGAAAACGTCACCATCGACAACACCGAAGACCCCGCTTCTGCCGGCGGCAAAGATGCCGAACTGAAAGATACGTTCGAATCCGAGCTCGACAAGGCCTTCCTGCGCTTCTCTACCCGTCTCGCGCATAACCCGGAGCAAGTCCTGCGGTATGAATTCCGGGGCGAGCCGTTGCTCTACTCGTACGTCGACGAGGTTGGGAAACGTCTTCACCACTCGCACCACAGCCAGCAGGGACATGTAGCAAccgctggtggtgctggtgctagCAGCAAGATCCCCCGCTGCGAGTACTGCGGTAGCGAGCGGGTGTTCGAGCTGCAACTTGTGCCTCATACGATCTCTGTTTTGGAAGATGGGAGGGAGAAGTTGGGGCTTGATGCTAAGGAGGATGCGGGGATGGAATGGGGGACTATTATCCTGGGTGTTTGCGGAAAGGATTGTGGGCCGAAGGAGGTTGGTGTCACGGGTTGGAGAGAGGAGTGGGCTGGGGTACAGTGGGAGGAGTTGATGAAGTGA
- a CDS encoding putative prenylcysteine lyase (COG:O;~EggNog:ENOG410PGAB;~InterPro:IPR017046,IPR036188,IPR010795;~PFAM:PF07156,PF13450,PF01593;~SECRETED:SignalP(1-31);~TransMembrane:1 (i7-28o);~go_function: GO:0001735 - prenylcysteine oxidase activity [Evidence IEA];~go_function: GO:0016670 - oxidoreductase activity, acting on a sulfur group of donors, oxygen as acceptor [Evidence IEA];~go_process: GO:0030328 - prenylcysteine catabolic process [Evidence IEA];~go_process: GO:0055114 - oxidation-reduction process [Evidence IEA]) yields MALHRHATSLIFSHLFLIYHVILLLIPFGNADNQQPLHATAEATPRRVAVIGAGAAGSSNAYFLRKYAESSQTPVDITVFERSSYIGGRSTTVDVFDNPAYPVELGASIFVKVNYNLVNASRDLGLVAQGADIARPRESEDSIGIWDGKEFVVTLQNTSNWWNIGKILWRYWLAPIKAQNLMKTTVKKFLQLYEEPIFPFPSLSDAAEKVGLLDATASPGEDFLEKNGISADFGREVIQASTRVNYGQNIPLIHGLETMVCMAAEGAVSIEGGNWRIFDGMLKSSSANVKLNTTVTSIKRNEADGTLTIKSVSEDHTNRKQEHSNNVFDEVVITGPLQYSGIYISPPFDHAPDEIPYVTLHVTLFSSPHKLSPEFFGLASNEQAPETILTTLPKGTNLGTEKPGVGPAGFWSISTLRTVTSANNERHYVYKVFSPERLTGGFVAQVLGFQNSTTINDESTIADLPKTDISWFHEKIWHPYPFLYPRVTFEEPNVAPSVWYTGGIESFISTMETSSLMGKNVAALMVQSWKGQDTTSSEGQGRDDL; encoded by the exons ATGGCTCTCCATAGACATGCCACTTCTTTGATATTCTCCCATTTATTCCTTATATACCATGTGATACTTCTTCTTATCCCATTCGGCAACGCGGATAACCAGCAACCTCTACATGCAACGGCAGAAGCTACTCCGAGACGGGTGGCAGTAATCG GAGCCGGAGCCGCAGGATCATCCAATGCCTACTTCCTGCGCAAATACGCAGAATCCTCCCAAACACCCGTCGACATCACAGTCTTCGAACGGTCCTCTTACATCGGCGGCCGTTCAACAACAGTAGATGTCTTCGATAATCCAGCATATCCCGTCGAACTAGGCGCCTCAATCTTCGTGAAAGTCAATTACAACCTCGTGAATGCATCCAGGGACCTCGGGCTGGTAGCCCAAGGAGCCGATATCGCCCGGCCCAGAGAGTCTGAGGATAGCATTGGCATCTGGGACGGGAAGGAGTTCGTGGTTACGTTACAGAATACAAGCAACTGGTGGAACATCGGAAAGATACTCTGGCGATACTGGCTCGCGCCGATTAAGGCGCAGAATCTGATGAAAACTACTGTTAAGAAGTTCCTTCAGCTCTACGAGGAGCCTATATTTCCGTTTCCGTCGCTCTCTGATGCAGCAGAGAAGGTTGGCTTGCTGGATGCCACTGCGTCTCCTGGTGAGGACTTTCTTGAGAAGAATGGCATCTCGGCTGATTTTGGCCGGGAAGTCATCCAAGCCAGTACGCGGGTCAACTACGGACAGAACATTCCCCTGATCCACGGCCTGGAGACAATGGTCTGCATGGCCGCAGAGGGCGCCGTCTCCATTGAAGGCGGCAACTGGCGCATTTTCGACGGGATGCTCAAATCGTCCAGTGCAAATGTCAAACTCAACACAACCGTGACGTCCATCAAGCGAAACGAAGCCGATGGTACCCTCACCATCAAATCCGTTTCAGAAGATCATACAAATCGAAAACAGGAGCACTCCAATAATGTCTTCGACGAAGTCGTCATCACTGGTCCCTTGCAATATTCAGGAATCTATATCTCCCCACCATTCGACCACGCGCCAGATGAAATCCCCTACGTCACACTCCATGTGACTCTCTTCTCCTCACCCCACAAACTCTCACCCGAGTTCTTCGGTCTGGCCTCTAACGAGCAAGCACCCGAAACAATCCTCACCACACTACCCAAAGGAACAAACCTCGGAACCGAAAAACCAGGCGTAGGACCCGCAGGTTTCTGGAGTATCAGTACCCTACGAACCGTAACATCAGCAAACAACGAACGCCACTACGTCTACAAGGTCTTCTCTCCGGAACGACTAACAGGCGGATTTGTCGCGCAAGTCCTAGGTTTTCAAAACTCTACTACCATCAATGACGAGTCGACAATCGCTGATCTTCCCAAAACTGATATCAGCTGGTTCCATGAGAAGATCTGGCATCCGTATCCGTTCTTGTACCCGCGGGTAACGTTTGAGGAGCCTAATGTTGCGCCTAGCGTTTGGTATACGGGTGGAATTGAGAGCTTTATTTCCACTATGGAGACTAGTTCGTTGATGGGGAAGAACGTGGCTGCGTTGATGGTGCAATCGTGGAAGGGTCAGGATACTACCTCGTCTGAGGGACAGGGCAGGGATGACTTGTGA